A genomic window from Companilactobacillus alimentarius DSM 20249 includes:
- a CDS encoding YggT family protein, which produces MDRIVSGLPFIISMAFELYEFILFVYCLMSFVPSLYGSSFGRFVASLVNPLLNLIRRVIPTTIGFLDFSPIIAIILIQLLQKVIFLII; this is translated from the coding sequence ATGGATCGAATTGTAAGTGGATTACCATTTATTATTAGTATGGCATTTGAATTGTATGAATTCATTTTATTCGTATACTGTTTGATGTCGTTTGTACCGTCACTGTATGGTTCTAGTTTTGGAAGGTTCGTCGCATCACTGGTTAATCCATTGTTAAATCTGATCAGAAGAGTTATACCTACTACAATAGGTTTTCTTGATTTCTCCCCAATAATTGCCATAATATTGATTCAATTATTGCAGAAAGTGATATTTTTGATAATTTAA
- a CDS encoding DivIVA domain-containing protein yields the protein MVLSPVEIHDKEFDSKFRGYDRDQVSDFLKQAAQDYNLALQKNAELEKELKDTTDQLKYFTDMKDALNQSILVAQEAAEKVKSESEKEAQIIVEESQKKARDLLNQSTEKSNQILQDASDRARQVTIETDDLKKSVSSFRKGLQGMLKQQLDMVDNPEWSKLNDKTSTEKLKQKIGGQTAYNSTNNMQTDQVNSENDQDTVSKNDQMNYNNDIQDDQPDESYTINHQKNEPTFNFNDGQTDNESEKN from the coding sequence ATGGTATTGTCACCAGTAGAGATACATGATAAAGAGTTTGATAGTAAATTTAGAGGCTATGACCGCGACCAAGTTAGTGATTTTTTAAAACAAGCAGCTCAAGACTATAATTTAGCATTACAAAAAAATGCTGAGTTAGAAAAAGAATTGAAGGATACTACTGATCAATTAAAATATTTTACTGATATGAAAGACGCCTTGAATCAGTCAATCTTAGTAGCTCAAGAAGCGGCGGAAAAGGTTAAATCAGAATCGGAAAAAGAAGCACAGATCATTGTCGAAGAGTCGCAAAAGAAGGCTCGAGATTTACTCAATCAATCTACTGAAAAATCTAATCAGATTTTACAGGATGCTTCCGATCGAGCACGTCAGGTAACGATCGAGACTGATGATTTGAAGAAATCAGTTAGTTCTTTCCGCAAGGGGTTGCAAGGAATGCTTAAGCAACAGTTGGATATGGTTGATAATCCTGAATGGTCGAAACTCAATGACAAGACTTCTACAGAAAAGTTGAAGCAAAAAATTGGTGGGCAGACAGCCTATAATTCAACTAATAATATGCAAACGGATCAAGTTAATTCTGAAAATGATCAAGATACGGTTTCCAAGAACGATCAAATGAATTATAATAATGATATTCAAGATGATCAGCCGGATGAATCATATACGATCAATCATCAGAAGAATGAACCAACATTCAATTTCAATGATGGTCAGACTGATAATGAATCTGAGAAAAATTAA
- a CDS encoding RNA-binding protein — MENKNSVIGGGYFRPEEKPFIDKMSDILLKTQTMYTPQLTDFLNLREQTILNNLVNKYDDLFVHYFGGFNNAERVRGIIAPDYFVPQEKDYDISMYEIRYPEKFANLHHGQILGSLTGSGIDRDRFGDIITDGENWQFFVFKSMSDYVEEQVKKIGPFKVHLIAKDFNELLLPKDESTDETINVQSLRLDTIIATVYNLSRQSAKALVDHGKVQINWAVNKNASSFVTITDTLSVRGFGRIRINDIMGRSKNNKYILFVNVIKK; from the coding sequence ATGGAAAATAAAAATAGTGTCATAGGCGGAGGTTACTTTAGACCTGAAGAAAAGCCATTCATTGATAAAATGAGTGATATTTTACTGAAGACTCAAACGATGTATACTCCACAATTAACTGATTTTTTAAACTTACGTGAACAAACGATTTTAAATAATTTAGTTAATAAGTATGATGATTTGTTTGTACATTACTTCGGTGGATTTAATAATGCCGAAAGAGTCAGGGGAATAATTGCTCCTGACTATTTTGTACCTCAAGAAAAGGATTACGATATTTCAATGTATGAGATTCGTTATCCCGAAAAATTTGCTAATTTACATCACGGTCAAATCTTGGGATCATTGACTGGTTCTGGAATTGATCGAGATCGCTTTGGCGATATAATTACCGATGGTGAAAATTGGCAATTTTTTGTGTTCAAATCAATGAGTGATTATGTTGAAGAACAAGTAAAAAAGATTGGTCCATTTAAGGTCCATTTGATAGCAAAAGACTTTAATGAATTACTTTTACCTAAGGATGAATCAACTGATGAGACCATCAATGTGCAGTCATTGCGATTGGATACAATCATTGCTACGGTATACAATTTATCAAGACAAAGCGCTAAAGCCCTAGTCGATCATGGAAAAGTTCAAATAAATTGGGCTGTTAATAAAAATGCTAGTTCATTTGTTACAATAACTGATACACTTAGTGTAAGAGGTTTTGGTAGAATAAGAATTAACGACATTATGGGACGTTCGAAAAATAATAAGTACATATTGTTCGTTAATGTTATTAAGAAATAG
- the mnmA gene encoding tRNA 2-thiouridine(34) synthase MnmA: MDNKKKRVVVGMSGGVDSSVSALLLKQQGYDVIGVFMKNWDDADDSGVCTATEDYEDVAKVANKIGIPYYSVNFEKEYWDRVFEYFLAEYRKGRTPNPDVMCNKEVKFKAFLDYANKLNADYIAMGHYAQSFRDDNGVVHMLRGGDANKDQTYFLSTVQQDQLQKALFPIGGMQKSEVRRIAEEAGLATAKKKDSTGVCFIGERNFRKFLSEFLPAQEGTMMTPDGEVKGKHAGLMYYTIGQRSGLGIGGNGKSNEPWFVVGKDMSKNILYVDQGYDNPRLYADHLDASDLSFITGLDYGETFHATAKFRYRQQDTGVTVHVLGDGKVNVEFDNPVRAITPGQEVVFYDGEECLGGATIDAAYMAEKKLQYI, encoded by the coding sequence ATGGATAATAAGAAGAAGCGTGTAGTTGTAGGTATGAGTGGTGGCGTTGACTCGTCAGTTAGTGCACTTCTTTTGAAACAACAAGGCTATGATGTCATTGGGGTTTTCATGAAGAACTGGGATGACGCAGACGACTCTGGCGTATGTACTGCTACTGAGGATTATGAGGATGTTGCTAAGGTTGCTAACAAGATTGGTATTCCTTATTACTCAGTTAATTTTGAGAAGGAGTACTGGGACCGTGTTTTCGAGTATTTCTTAGCTGAATATCGTAAGGGTAGAACTCCTAATCCTGATGTTATGTGTAACAAGGAGGTTAAGTTTAAGGCTTTCTTAGACTACGCTAACAAGTTAAATGCTGATTATATTGCTATGGGACATTATGCACAATCATTCCGTGATGATAATGGTGTTGTTCATATGCTCCGTGGTGGCGATGCTAACAAGGACCAAACTTACTTCCTAAGTACTGTTCAACAGGATCAATTGCAAAAGGCTTTGTTCCCAATCGGTGGTATGCAAAAGTCAGAGGTTCGTCGTATTGCTGAGGAAGCTGGACTTGCTACTGCTAAGAAGAAGGATTCTACCGGTGTTTGTTTCATTGGTGAGAGAAACTTCCGTAAGTTCTTAAGCGAGTTCTTGCCTGCCCAAGAAGGTACAATGATGACACCCGATGGTGAAGTTAAAGGTAAGCATGCTGGTTTGATGTACTACACTATCGGTCAAAGATCAGGTCTTGGTATTGGCGGAAATGGTAAGTCAAACGAGCCTTGGTTCGTTGTTGGTAAGGATATGTCAAAGAATATTCTTTATGTTGATCAAGGATATGATAATCCTAGATTATATGCGGATCATTTGGATGCGTCTGATCTATCATTTATCACTGGTTTAGATTATGGTGAGACATTCCATGCCACAGCTAAGTTCAGATACCGTCAACAAGATACTGGCGTTACAGTTCATGTTTTAGGTGACGGTAAGGTCAATGTTGAGTTTGATAACCCAGTCCGTGCAATTACACCTGGACAAGAGGTTGTCTTCTATGATGGTGAGGAGTGCCTTGGTGGTGCTACAATCGACGCTGCTTATATGGCAGAGAAGAAGTTACAGTATATTTAA
- a CDS encoding DUF1831 domain-containing protein: MINVDKRQAQVLGDQEIYELNPDVKRYSLMDSGFMETNKGGFRLEHPLNGTSPYAARFYLKAVVNKDLDNLKLSITDKSGMHNINIFKLKDSEAEIDDYRYLMKFLKEKNVLTNK; this comes from the coding sequence ATGATAAATGTGGATAAAAGACAAGCTCAAGTATTAGGAGATCAAGAGATTTATGAATTGAACCCTGATGTAAAGCGTTACTCATTAATGGATAGTGGTTTTATGGAAACTAATAAAGGTGGTTTTCGTTTGGAACATCCACTTAATGGGACGTCTCCTTATGCAGCTAGATTTTATTTAAAGGCGGTCGTTAATAAGGATTTAGATAATCTAAAATTGTCGATCACTGATAAAAGCGGGATGCATAATATTAATATTTTTAAGCTTAAGGATTCTGAAGCAGAAATTGATGATTATCGTTATTTAATGAAGTTTTTAAAAGAAAAAAATGTATTAACAAATAAATGA
- a CDS encoding cysteine desulfurase family protein has product MAFVYLDNAATTPMATSVVNVISDQMAHNFGNASATNYFGRQARKVLDESRHVIAQSINAKDSEIVFTSGGTESDNTAVIETALSRQKLGKHIITTAIEHEAILKPLAYLETLGFEVTYLKPNSRGEVTVQQVKDALRDDTILVTIMYGNNEVGSMNPIKEIGELLKDHQAFFHTDAVQAFGMEDIDVKAEHIDMLSTSAHKINGPKFIGFLYINDKIHIPSFVKGGDQETKRRAGTENVPAIAGFAKAVQLLTPAEKKARQERYFGFKQKIQEILRQNKIEFGINGPTDSHALNHVMNLYLPGIDRGVLLTRLDLEGFAISGGSACTAGSLEPSHVLVAMFGKDSKKINDSVRISFGKDNTEEEIVKFTNKLVDIVRDLTN; this is encoded by the coding sequence GTGGCATTTGTTTACTTAGATAATGCTGCTACGACACCAATGGCTACATCTGTAGTCAACGTGATCAGCGACCAAATGGCCCATAATTTTGGCAATGCTTCTGCAACCAATTATTTTGGACGTCAAGCTCGCAAGGTATTAGATGAAAGTCGGCATGTAATTGCTCAGAGTATCAATGCAAAAGATTCAGAAATTGTCTTTACAAGTGGTGGTACTGAAAGTGATAACACCGCTGTCATTGAAACGGCATTATCTCGACAAAAGTTAGGAAAACACATTATTACTACGGCTATCGAACATGAAGCAATTTTAAAACCGTTGGCTTATTTAGAGACCTTAGGTTTTGAAGTTACTTATTTGAAACCAAACAGTCGTGGTGAAGTAACCGTCCAACAAGTTAAGGATGCTTTGCGTGATGATACGATTCTAGTAACAATCATGTATGGTAATAATGAAGTTGGTTCAATGAATCCAATTAAAGAAATTGGTGAATTGTTAAAAGATCATCAAGCTTTCTTTCATACTGACGCTGTGCAAGCATTTGGTATGGAAGATATTGATGTCAAAGCTGAACACATTGATATGTTGTCAACTTCAGCACATAAGATCAATGGACCTAAGTTTATTGGTTTTCTTTACATAAATGATAAGATTCATATTCCATCCTTTGTGAAGGGTGGAGATCAAGAAACCAAACGTCGGGCTGGAACGGAAAATGTCCCAGCTATTGCTGGATTTGCGAAAGCTGTACAATTGTTGACCCCTGCTGAAAAAAAAGCTCGTCAAGAAAGATACTTTGGCTTCAAGCAAAAGATACAAGAAATTTTACGACAAAATAAGATTGAATTTGGTATCAATGGACCAACGGATAGTCATGCTTTGAATCATGTGATGAATCTGTATCTACCAGGAATCGATCGAGGGGTCTTGTTAACTCGTTTGGATCTGGAAGGTTTCGCTATATCTGGTGGCTCTGCATGTACAGCGGGTAGTTTGGAACCATCACATGTTTTGGTAGCGATGTTTGGTAAAGATAGTAAGAAAATCAATGATTCAGTCAGAATTAGTTTCGGTAAAGATAATACTGAAGAAGAAATCGTTAAATTTACAAATAAATTAGTAGATATCGTTAGAGACTTGACTAATTAA
- a CDS encoding cell division protein SepF: MAFEKLSSFFGINDDEDFEEKKVDDPQPQKNYSNNEKVVSMSAASEKNRSSVNSKIAIYQPRVYSDAKVIAKQLLNNKAVIVNFNNVNDEQSKRIVDFLTGTIFALDGEIKRVGEKIFLCTPPKFEIDGSIPDINE; encoded by the coding sequence ATGGCATTTGAAAAGTTAAGCAGCTTTTTTGGTATTAATGATGATGAAGACTTTGAAGAAAAAAAAGTTGACGATCCACAACCCCAAAAAAATTATTCGAATAATGAAAAGGTCGTTTCAATGAGTGCAGCTAGTGAAAAAAATAGAAGTTCGGTAAATAGTAAAATTGCTATTTATCAACCCAGAGTTTATTCAGATGCAAAGGTTATTGCTAAACAACTCTTGAATAATAAAGCTGTGATCGTTAACTTTAATAATGTCAATGATGAGCAGTCTAAGAGAATCGTAGATTTTTTAACTGGGACAATTTTTGCCTTAGACGGTGAAATAAAACGTGTTGGAGAAAAAATCTTTCTTTGTACACCACCAAAGTTTGAAATTGATGGAAGTATACCAGATATAAACGAATAG
- a CDS encoding cold-shock protein, with the protein MFTGKIVRFNKDRGFGFINNGEEDIFFFADSILNRDDFYIEKGLSVTFEIAPGYKGPQAVNINVKEEESAE; encoded by the coding sequence ATGTTCACAGGAAAAATAGTAAGGTTCAATAAGGACCGTGGCTTTGGCTTTATAAATAATGGAGAAGAAGATATCTTCTTCTTTGCAGACTCGATTCTTAACCGTGATGATTTTTATATTGAAAAGGGACTAAGTGTTACCTTTGAGATTGCACCCGGATATAAAGGACCACAAGCTGTAAATATTAATGTCAAAGAAGAAGAAAGTGCTGAATAG
- a CDS encoding MFS transporter yields the protein MNEKVNPRRWMILISVGIFTLMATLDGSIVNIALPIISKNLHIEMNMAEWVVSIYLVTICIFLLMFGKIADSIGKIKIFKIGSVMFILGSIICGLSNNLVMLLLGRVVQAIGASMAMATNNGIITQTFPLSERGYALGYIGSFVSIGAIAGPGIGGLILGHFHWSYIFWINIPIGLIALILGYINLPKAESTNPTKFDKRGFAVYFLTLLLFFGAIFIGQSVGFTNLYIILTFIVAVGCFFLFLQIEKSVTDPMIELRIFSNHNFTLGLVAGFFIFVTNFFFNVVSPFYLENALGIAASTAGYILMAFPVVQVVVAPISGKISAKVNPIVLTIIGLIVIEVAQIGYLFFNLQTQIWFILLCIGLNGLGNGLFQAPNNTMIMSSVETKDLGIAGGLNALSRNLGMIIGVSLSTTVLFLSMSKFYGKSVTTYINGRPDIFIDGMRVTMTFAVIICLIAIVMSVIRLIKSGRSNNE from the coding sequence ATGAATGAAAAAGTGAATCCAAGAAGATGGATGATCTTGATTTCAGTGGGAATTTTTACTTTGATGGCAACGTTAGACGGTTCAATTGTTAATATTGCCTTGCCGATTATCAGTAAGAATCTTCATATTGAAATGAATATGGCTGAATGGGTCGTTTCCATTTATTTAGTAACCATTTGTATCTTTTTATTGATGTTTGGAAAGATTGCAGATTCAATTGGAAAAATTAAAATTTTTAAAATTGGATCGGTGATGTTTATTTTAGGTTCAATTATCTGTGGATTGAGCAATAATTTAGTTATGTTGTTGTTGGGACGTGTTGTTCAAGCGATTGGAGCTTCCATGGCTATGGCCACTAATAATGGGATCATTACGCAAACCTTTCCCTTGAGTGAACGTGGTTATGCTCTGGGATATATTGGTTCTTTTGTTTCGATTGGAGCTATTGCAGGACCAGGTATTGGTGGCTTGATATTAGGACACTTTCACTGGAGCTATATTTTTTGGATCAATATTCCTATTGGATTGATAGCTTTGATCCTTGGCTATATAAACTTACCTAAAGCAGAATCAACTAATCCAACTAAATTTGACAAAAGGGGTTTTGCAGTCTATTTTTTAACTCTATTGTTATTTTTCGGAGCAATTTTTATTGGTCAATCAGTTGGATTTACTAATCTTTATATAATCTTGACTTTCATTGTAGCTGTTGGTTGTTTTTTCTTGTTCTTACAAATTGAAAAAAGTGTCACTGACCCAATGATTGAATTGAGAATCTTTTCTAACCATAATTTCACTTTAGGTTTAGTTGCAGGATTCTTTATATTCGTTACTAATTTCTTTTTCAACGTTGTTTCGCCATTTTACTTGGAGAACGCCTTAGGAATTGCGGCTTCGACTGCTGGGTATATTTTAATGGCATTTCCGGTGGTACAGGTTGTCGTGGCACCAATTTCTGGTAAAATATCAGCAAAGGTCAATCCAATTGTTCTAACCATAATTGGATTAATCGTAATTGAAGTGGCTCAAATCGGTTATTTATTCTTCAACTTACAGACACAAATTTGGTTTATACTACTCTGTATTGGTTTGAATGGTTTAGGAAATGGACTTTTTCAAGCTCCTAATAATACAATGATTATGAGTTCTGTGGAAACAAAAGATTTGGGAATTGCCGGTGGCTTGAATGCTCTTTCTCGTAATTTAGGGATGATCATTGGAGTTTCACTTTCTACCACCGTGCTCTTCTTATCAATGAGTAAATTTTATGGAAAATCTGTGACAACTTATATTAACGGTAGACCGGATATTTTTATTGATGGGATGCGTGTTACAATGACATTTGCAGTAATAATTTGTTTGATTGCAATTGTGATGTCAGTTATTAGATTAATTAAGTCAGGAAGGTCAAATAATGAGTAA
- a CDS encoding 5'-methylthioadenosine/adenosylhomocysteine nucleosidase has translation MKIGVIVPMEEEIKLMKESLTDVKNESVAGVDITIGSYKQHQVYLAQSGIGKVQAGMTTTIINERYQPDFVVNTGSAGGIGEGLHIGDVVISDKMAYHDVDATGFGYKIGQLPQQELYFKADPTYVEKIAAAAKRTGLTSRVGLIVTGDQFIDAAEKIATIKKSFPDALASEMEGGAVAQVCTQFKVPFVVIRSMSDVGDEDASVNFDEFVLQAGRKSVTMLLNFLDQE, from the coding sequence ATGAAAATTGGCGTAATCGTTCCTATGGAAGAGGAAATTAAATTAATGAAAGAATCTCTTACTGATGTTAAAAACGAATCAGTCGCTGGGGTTGATATTACAATTGGTAGTTATAAACAACACCAAGTGTATTTAGCTCAAAGTGGAATCGGTAAGGTTCAAGCGGGAATGACAACGACAATTATCAATGAACGTTATCAACCAGACTTCGTTGTAAATACGGGTTCAGCTGGTGGAATTGGTGAGGGTTTGCATATCGGAGATGTCGTTATTTCTGATAAAATGGCTTATCATGATGTTGATGCAACTGGCTTTGGTTACAAAATAGGCCAATTACCACAACAAGAGCTTTATTTTAAAGCAGATCCAACTTATGTTGAAAAAATTGCGGCAGCGGCTAAAAGAACTGGTTTAACATCTCGTGTAGGATTGATTGTAACGGGAGACCAATTTATTGACGCAGCTGAAAAAATTGCTACAATTAAAAAGTCTTTCCCAGATGCTTTGGCATCTGAAATGGAAGGTGGAGCTGTGGCCCAAGTTTGTACACAATTTAAAGTACCATTCGTCGTTATTCGTTCAATGAGTGATGTTGGTGATGAAGATGCTAGTGTAAACTTTGACGAATTTGTTTTACAAGCCGGACGCAAATCAGTAACAATGTTGCTGAACTTTTTAGACCAAGAATAG
- the ileS gene encoding isoleucine--tRNA ligase has translation MRVKDTLNLGKTKFPMRGNLPNKEAEWQKAWEENKLYERRQKLNEGKPTFELLDGPPFANGDIHMGHSLNKISKDIIVRYKSMDGYRSPYVPGWDTHGLPIEQQLAKKGVKRKEMSMSEYRKLCYEFAQGEIKKQMAGFKRLGISADWDNPYITYQPEFEEAEVKIFGEMVDKGYIYRGKKPVYWSPSSESTLAEAEVEYKDVKSPSIFVAFKVRDGKGVVDSDASFIIWTTTPWTIPSNEAICVNPKFIYAEVNADGKKYVVAQERIQYVQEQLGWENVEILKTFKGSELEGLTATHPFYDRESELILGFHVTLDDGTGLVHTAPGFGADDFVVGMKYKLPVFSPIDAQGRFTDEVPEYEGVFYDDANKMITERMKENGSLLKLSFFTHSYPHDWRTKKPVIFRATPQWFASIDKFRQQILDEIDKIDFKPEWGKTRLYNMIRDRGDWVISRQRAWGVPLPIFYAENGDPILTKETVDHVAELFGKYGSNVWFERDAKDLLPEGYTNAGSPNGKFTKETDILDVWFDSGTVHSGVARTRKNMTFPADLILEGSDQYRGWFNSMLVTSVAAYGVTPYKSLISQGFTLDKNGVKMSKSLGNVISPSDIERQFGAEIIRLWVASVDSSSDVSVSVDSFKQVSETYRKIRNTIRFMLANTTDFDPKTEAVDYKDLRPEDKYIKVKLNDLVKDVLADYDKYDFADVEKSIVSFIVNEMSTFYLDFAKDVVYIDAEDSHSRRSMQTVIYDVVVKLAKMLTPILPHTMEQVWEYLKEPEDFVQLAEMPEVEDIPDQAEIESDWSTFMDFRDNVLKSLEVARGDKMIGKSLEAKVTVHPSAELKAVLDKIDSNFGQLLIVSQFEVSDEELENADKYELADVLVEKAQGDVCQRCRMIKTDVGSDSNYPTFCARCAKIVAKEYPETKTEGFDD, from the coding sequence ATGCGAGTAAAAGATACTTTAAATTTGGGTAAAACCAAATTTCCTATGCGTGGTAATTTGCCAAACAAAGAAGCAGAATGGCAAAAAGCTTGGGAAGAAAATAAACTTTATGAACGTCGTCAAAAATTAAATGAGGGAAAACCAACTTTTGAATTATTAGATGGACCTCCATTTGCCAATGGTGATATCCATATGGGACATTCCTTAAATAAGATTTCCAAGGATATTATTGTTCGTTACAAATCAATGGACGGTTATCGTTCACCATATGTTCCCGGCTGGGATACTCATGGTTTACCAATTGAACAACAATTGGCTAAAAAGGGTGTTAAGCGTAAGGAAATGAGCATGAGTGAGTATCGTAAATTATGTTACGAATTTGCTCAAGGCGAAATTAAGAAACAAATGGCTGGATTCAAGCGTCTAGGAATCTCAGCTGATTGGGACAATCCATATATCACTTACCAACCCGAGTTTGAAGAAGCTGAGGTAAAAATCTTCGGTGAGATGGTTGATAAAGGTTACATTTATCGTGGTAAAAAACCAGTTTATTGGTCACCTTCTTCAGAATCAACCTTGGCTGAGGCTGAAGTTGAATACAAGGATGTTAAATCACCATCAATTTTTGTAGCTTTCAAAGTTCGAGATGGTAAAGGTGTGGTTGATAGTGATGCTTCATTCATTATTTGGACAACTACTCCTTGGACAATTCCATCAAATGAAGCTATCTGTGTAAATCCTAAATTTATTTACGCCGAAGTTAATGCCGACGGTAAAAAGTATGTTGTAGCTCAAGAAAGAATTCAATATGTTCAGGAACAATTAGGTTGGGAAAATGTTGAAATCCTTAAAACATTCAAGGGTTCTGAACTTGAAGGTTTAACAGCTACACATCCATTCTATGACCGTGAATCAGAATTGATCCTAGGTTTCCATGTTACTTTGGATGATGGTACTGGATTAGTTCATACAGCTCCTGGATTTGGTGCTGATGACTTTGTTGTTGGTATGAAGTATAAACTACCAGTCTTTTCTCCAATTGATGCACAGGGACGTTTTACTGATGAAGTACCTGAATATGAAGGTGTCTTCTATGATGATGCTAATAAGATGATTACAGAACGAATGAAGGAAAATGGTTCACTATTGAAATTGAGTTTCTTCACTCATAGTTATCCACATGATTGGCGTACTAAGAAACCAGTTATTTTCCGTGCTACACCACAATGGTTTGCTTCAATTGATAAATTTAGACAACAGATCCTTGACGAGATCGACAAGATCGACTTTAAACCAGAATGGGGTAAAACTCGTCTTTACAATATGATTCGTGATCGTGGTGACTGGGTAATTTCCAGGCAACGTGCTTGGGGTGTTCCATTACCAATTTTTTATGCTGAAAATGGCGATCCAATCTTAACTAAAGAAACAGTTGACCATGTAGCTGAATTGTTCGGCAAGTATGGTTCAAATGTTTGGTTTGAAAGAGATGCCAAGGATCTTCTTCCAGAAGGCTATACTAATGCAGGTAGTCCTAATGGTAAATTTACTAAGGAAACTGATATTCTTGATGTTTGGTTTGACTCTGGGACAGTTCATTCAGGTGTTGCAAGAACACGTAAGAACATGACTTTCCCAGCTGATTTAATCCTTGAAGGTTCTGATCAATATCGTGGTTGGTTTAATTCAATGTTAGTAACATCAGTTGCTGCTTATGGAGTTACTCCCTACAAGTCACTCATTTCTCAAGGCTTCACGCTTGATAAAAATGGCGTTAAGATGAGTAAGTCACTAGGTAATGTCATTTCTCCTAGCGATATTGAAAGACAATTTGGAGCTGAAATTATTCGTCTCTGGGTTGCCTCAGTTGATTCAAGTTCTGATGTCTCTGTTTCAGTTGATTCCTTCAAACAAGTTTCTGAAACATATCGTAAGATTAGAAATACGATCAGATTCATGTTAGCTAACACGACTGACTTTGATCCTAAGACAGAAGCTGTTGACTATAAGGATCTTCGTCCAGAAGATAAATACATCAAAGTTAAGTTAAATGACTTGGTTAAAGATGTTTTGGCTGATTATGATAAATACGATTTTGCTGATGTTGAGAAATCAATCGTTAGTTTCATCGTTAATGAAATGTCAACGTTCTACTTAGATTTTGCCAAAGATGTTGTTTATATTGATGCTGAAGATTCACATTCACGTCGTTCGATGCAAACTGTTATCTATGACGTCGTTGTTAAATTGGCTAAGATGTTGACACCAATCTTGCCACATACGATGGAACAAGTTTGGGAATATCTTAAAGAACCAGAGGACTTTGTTCAATTAGCAGAGATGCCAGAAGTTGAAGATATTCCTGATCAAGCCGAAATCGAAAGTGATTGGTCAACTTTCATGGACTTTAGAGATAATGTCTTGAAGTCACTAGAAGTTGCTCGTGGCGATAAGATGATTGGTAAATCACTTGAAGCTAAAGTAACAGTTCATCCAAGTGCTGAATTGAAAGCTGTCCTTGATAAAATTGACAGTAACTTTGGTCAGTTGTTGATTGTTTCTCAATTTGAAGTTTCTGATGAAGAACTTGAAAATGCTGATAAGTATGAACTTGCTGATGTTCTAGTTGAAAAAGCTCAAGGCGATGTTTGTCAAAGATGTCGTATGATTAAGACTGATGTCGGTAGCGATAGTAATTATCCAACATTCTGTGCTAGATGTGCTAAAATTGTTGCTAAAGAGTATCCAGAAACAAAGACTGAGGGCTTTGATGATTAG
- a CDS encoding NUDIX hydrolase, with the protein MSKEDSRYYEEVVAKKRMFGGKIFNVDVEQVVLPNGIPDIREIVEHHGAVAIIPFTDNGKMIFVRQWRSPLEQETLEIPAGKIDPDEGSDLKEVALREMDEELGLSTDNLEKVTTFFASPGYSNEKVTIFKATDLKKIEFKRPLDPDEFLNVEELTLDEAKEQVKKGVICDSKSIYAITYWELLQAKEK; encoded by the coding sequence ATGAGTAAAGAAGATTCGAGATATTATGAGGAAGTAGTAGCTAAGAAAAGAATGTTTGGCGGTAAGATTTTTAACGTCGATGTTGAACAAGTTGTCTTACCTAACGGTATTCCTGACATTCGTGAAATTGTCGAGCATCATGGTGCGGTAGCAATTATTCCTTTTACTGACAACGGTAAAATGATTTTTGTCAGACAATGGCGTTCCCCTTTGGAACAAGAAACTTTAGAAATCCCAGCTGGAAAGATTGATCCAGATGAAGGCAGCGATTTGAAAGAAGTTGCTTTACGTGAGATGGATGAGGAATTAGGTTTGTCGACCGATAATTTAGAAAAAGTGACGACATTCTTTGCTAGTCCAGGATATTCCAATGAAAAAGTAACGATTTTCAAAGCTACTGACTTGAAGAAAATTGAATTCAAACGACCACTGGACCCAGATGAATTTTTAAATGTGGAAGAATTAACGTTAGACGAGGCTAAAGAACAAGTGAAAAAGGGCGTTATTTGTGATTCGAAATCAATTTATGCCATTACTTATTGGGAATTATTGCAAGCAAAGGAAAAATAA